TGTACCACATCGTTCCCCCCGGCCATCGCGGCATCTCGGTTACCCTCGGATCGGTTAATCCTACTGAGCTACCTGAGGGCATTACATTTAAGTGGCCATTTATCCAGAAGATCGTAGATTTTCCGATTATGCAGCTCAAAGCGGAGGGGCGGGCGCCCAGCTTTTCTAGCGATCTTCAGAATATCGCATTCAATTTTACAGTAATGTATCGTGTGCCGGCGAGCCAGGTTGTAAAACTTTTCCAACAGTATCGTGGTGAGCCGTACATGACGTTGATTGAGCCCCGTGTTCAGGAGACTATTAAGCAGGTAACCGCGCTCTCCAGAGCTGAAGACCTGGTAAAGAACCGCGAGAGGGTTAAGGACGATGTGCTCATAAAGCTGCGAGCAGCTGTAGGGGATGTGCTGCAGATAGTGGATCTTTCGCTGACAAACATCGATCTATCAGATCAACTTGAGCAGGCAATTGAACAAAAGGTGGTGCGTGAGCAGGAGGCCTTCGCCAAATCGTTCGAACTTGATAAAGAGAAGAAACAGGCTGAGATCACGATCGTACGAGCAGAGGCAGAAGCTAAATCTGTTAGCATTAAGGGTGATGCGCTGAAGAGCTCACCTGAGGTAATTCAACTAGAGATTGCGCAGCGCTGGGATGGTAAGGCCCCCCTCTCCGTTAGCGTAGGACATAGCGGTGGAGCGAATATCCTCTTGCCCCTTAAATAGGGAATAGTAGACGCGCTGTTTAAACTACGGTGACCAGTTACAAAAACTCTTCTTTTCTGCTTGTTTTGCATGGTAGAACAGTGCCGTAGCTCTTTATAGCTCTTCTAGCCCAACGTTAAGCGTAGGTCATCTCTATGAGTAACAGTAGCACCGTGAGTAACAGTAGCGCCGTGAATCTTTCGGTAGTACGCACCGTTTGGTGGCCAGTAGTAAGTTTTATGGTGGTGGCACTTACTCTCGCAGGGTGCTCTATGAGTTCGCAGACGAGCTCCCCCCTATACGAACGACTCTCTAGTCGTGGTCCCGTAGTTCTTGGACTGGACAATCCATATCTTCCTGCGAACCTCTTTCTTGAGGAACAGATAAAGGAGAGTGTGGCTATTAGACGCTTGGTGCAGGAGCAGGGACGACCAACCGCCGTGGGGATCGATAGAAGGCTTTTTAGAACGACCCGTATCACCCTCTACTATTCAGATGATAACGAGAGCTTTACCATGACGCGTTGGGGGCGGGATTGGAATGTAGAGGAGCCCAGTGCCATCTCGCCTAGCGATCGTGATAGTATCGTGCAGCAGCTAGCTCTCAGCGATGAGCTTCATCATCCACGTAACCCACAGCACTTTATCAGTCCTCCCGTTGCACGGGCCTCACTTCGATCGGCCCCAGTTGTTTCAGGCCGCGCGCCTGAAGAACGAAGGGAGCTAAGGGGCCGCCTTAAATCGCCACAGCAAGCCGCAGAGGCTGAGCTAAGCAGACTTACAAACGGCAACTATCGACACACCGTTACCTTTCGTGGAGAGACCCTGCGTTTGATCGCTGAGTGGTACACAGAGGATCCAGCTAACGCCGCAGCCCTTGCCACAGCCAGTAACCGCAGTACTGAGCAGGTGCTAAAGATAGGGGAGGCCATAACTATCCCAAGGCGTCTGATGCGTAATGCCAGTCCTCTGCCGGAGGCTACCATACCTTAAATAAGACAATCTCGACCGTTTCAAATGCAATGGTCTCTGGTATGATATTGCATGTTACAAAGTAGAGACGAATACCGCAGTAGCGCTCACAAGATCTCGATCTATAACTCGCTTGGTGGCGAACGCAGCACGTTCGATCCAATTGATACGAGCACTACCAACACCGAGGTCAAGATGTATGTGTGCGGACTGACCCCGCAGGATCACAGCCATCTCGGACACGGCCTGCTTGGCATGCGCTTTGATATTGTGCGCCGCTACCTAGCCTATCGCCGATTAAACGTGAACTACGTTCAGAACGTTACCGACATAGATGATAAGATTATCGACAAGGCCCTTAAGACCGGGCAGGACCCGATGAAGATGACCCGCGCCTTGACCGATGAATTCTACGAATGCCTGACACGCCTGCACGCTCTTCCGGTTGAACGGATAACCCGCGTGACTGAGTTTGTGCCAGAGATTATCCGTTTTATCGAGCAACTTATAGCGAAGGAATTTGCCTACGTTACGCCGGATGGTGGTGTTTACTTCGATGTTTCAAAGAAGGCTGACTACGGCAAGTTATCGAATCAGAATACTGCGATGCTCTTTGAGAGCGTGCGCAAGGAGCTCGATACCCAGAAGCGCTCACCTGTCGATTTTGCGTTGTGGAAGCGTGATGAAAGTAGCGCACTTTCACAACCGTCCCCGTGGGGCACCGGGCGCCCCGGCTGGCATATAGAGTGCTCGGCTATGATCCATGAGGTCCTTGGTGACCGCATCGATATTCACGGTGGGGGGCTCGATATTAAGTTTCCACACCATGAGAATGAGATCGCACAGTCCGAGGCTTATTCAGGTTGCGGTTTTGCTACGTTCTGGATGCACAATGGGTTGCTCAATATCGATGGACAGAAGATGTCTAAGTCGCTTAACAACTCCGCGCGCCTCGTTGATGGCATTGAACGATATGGGGCGGCGCCGCTGCGCTTCGTTGTTGCGCGTCACCACTATCGCTCAGCGATAGATTTAAATGATAAGTTGTTTAGAGATAATCTTAACTCGTTACTTGAGTTTCATCGTCTCTTTGCCAGAATTCCTGAGATAGAGCAGGCGAGCTCTGATAACACGGATGCAGAGAGTAGTGCCGTGATCGAAGCCTTTGAAACGGCGATGAACAACGACTTTAATTCACCAGAGGCGCTCGTAGCGCTTGAGCAATTTCGTGCCCTAGTGTTACGAAAGCTTGAGGTTGCAAAGGAGCCAACTGCAGAGATCACTAATAAAGCTAGGTTACTTAGAGAGCTAGGAGAGATACTCGGACTCTTCTTTGATCCGTTAGAGGTTGTTGAGACGCAGGGTCTTAATCTAATAGCGCAGGTGCTTAATGCAAAACCCCTAACGATCGACGAGATTCATGCCTGTATCGCTGAACGTAGCGAGGCGCGTGCTGCTAAGAACTTTCTCCGTTCCGATCAGATCCGTGACGAGATGGCGCTGCGTGGGGTAGAGCTGCTTGATTCTAAAAATAGTGTGACCTTTAGATTTGCGTAGGGCTATGGTTGATAGAGCAGCTACCGTCAGACCTATGCGGATCGCATTAATGGGCACACGCGGTATCCCTGCGCGCTACGGCGGATTTGAAACCTTTGCAGAGCAGCTCTCTACCCGGCTAGTGCAACGGGGCCATCAGGTAGTCGTATACGGCAGGTGCTCGTTCTTTGATCGCTATGGAGCACGGGAGAGCTATCAGGGGGTGGTGCGGCGCGTTACACCCACTATCTTTCATAAATACCTTGAGACCCCGCTACATGCGCTGACCTCGTTTATAGATCTCCTCTTTCGCAGTAGTGAGGCCGTTATACTGTGCAACGCCGCTAATAGCCCCCTTGCGCCGATCCTGCGCTTAAAGGGGATACCTATCGTAATTAACGTCGATGGAATTGAGAGGAACCGTGCGAAGTGGAACTCGCTCGGTAAGTTATGGTACCTGCTCGGTGAGCGTTGCTCGATGCTGCTCGCCTCGCGGGTAATTTCAGACGCTAAGGTTATCGCCGAGTACTACCGAGCGACATATGGCTGCGAGAGTGTAGTTATTCCCTATGGGGTACATCCGCAGCAGCGCCCCCCTGGAGCAACGTTGCAGCGTTTTGGCTTGGAACCGAAACGGTACCTGCTTTATGTAAGCCGCCTTGAGCCTGAAAATAATGCGCTCGGCGTTATCGAAGCTTATAATGCCCTCGCAGCTAATGACCCCA
The sequence above is a segment of the Pseudomonadota bacterium genome. Coding sequences within it:
- the cysS gene encoding cysteine--tRNA ligase → MLQSRDEYRSSAHKISIYNSLGGERSTFDPIDTSTTNTEVKMYVCGLTPQDHSHLGHGLLGMRFDIVRRYLAYRRLNVNYVQNVTDIDDKIIDKALKTGQDPMKMTRALTDEFYECLTRLHALPVERITRVTEFVPEIIRFIEQLIAKEFAYVTPDGGVYFDVSKKADYGKLSNQNTAMLFESVRKELDTQKRSPVDFALWKRDESSALSQPSPWGTGRPGWHIECSAMIHEVLGDRIDIHGGGLDIKFPHHENEIAQSEAYSGCGFATFWMHNGLLNIDGQKMSKSLNNSARLVDGIERYGAAPLRFVVARHHYRSAIDLNDKLFRDNLNSLLEFHRLFARIPEIEQASSDNTDAESSAVIEAFETAMNNDFNSPEALVALEQFRALVLRKLEVAKEPTAEITNKARLLRELGEILGLFFDPLEVVETQGLNLIAQVLNAKPLTIDEIHACIAERSEARAAKNFLRSDQIRDEMALRGVELLDSKNSVTFRFA
- a CDS encoding prohibitin family protein codes for the protein MNGQIVDIRRDFGAKERTISGLLLILAVVAFAVFQMYHIVPPGHRGISVTLGSVNPTELPEGITFKWPFIQKIVDFPIMQLKAEGRAPSFSSDLQNIAFNFTVMYRVPASQVVKLFQQYRGEPYMTLIEPRVQETIKQVTALSRAEDLVKNRERVKDDVLIKLRAAVGDVLQIVDLSLTNIDLSDQLEQAIEQKVVREQEAFAKSFELDKEKKQAEITIVRAEAEAKSVSIKGDALKSSPEVIQLEIAQRWDGKAPLSVSVGHSGGANILLPLK
- a CDS encoding glycosyltransferase, giving the protein MVDRAATVRPMRIALMGTRGIPARYGGFETFAEQLSTRLVQRGHQVVVYGRCSFFDRYGARESYQGVVRRVTPTIFHKYLETPLHALTSFIDLLFRSSEAVILCNAANSPLAPILRLKGIPIVINVDGIERNRAKWNSLGKLWYLLGERCSMLLASRVISDAKVIAEYYRATYGCESVVIPYGVHPQQRPPGATLQRFGLEPKRYLLYVSRLEPENNALGVIEAYNALAANDPTIMPLVIVGDAPYAVEYKEHLKATACDKVIFTGFQFGESYEELQGHCYLYIQATEVGGTHPALIESMSYGNCVIANGTPENLEVVGDTARSFAKNNFQQLSGILAELLLDTEQVERLGALAKQRALSQFSWDAVVSMYEELLSGLLRRG